The Martelella endophytica genome contains the following window.
TGCTGAAGCTGACGAGATCGCGTCGCTGCGTGAATATCCGGGCATGGACAATGCCGACGAGGCCGACGATCAGAATGCCGGCAATTCCGGCATAGGCTCCGACGCCACCGAGGAATGCGCGCACTGCGGCCGCCATCGACATCGCAACGATTGCAGCGACCGGGCCACCGAAAGGTGCGGCAAGCGCCACCATCACGGCGCGGGAATCGATCAGGATGCCGGGTGCCAGCTCGCTCGGATGTACCATGCCAGCAATCGCCCCAACCCCGAAGACGATGCCGAGCCAGAACGGGCTCGGGCGGCTTGTCCCAGAAAGGCGCAGGACGACTGTGAAGACGATGACGATGATCGAGATCAGCCCGAGGCCCGAAAGCATGCTTTCAACGATTTGACGCGCAGTTTCCATGATATTCCCTGATCGGCTGAGTTGCCGCCGTTCCATCCATTGGGCCGGAAACTAGCATTGGTGTCCGGCAAGCGGGCGTATCCGAAAGGATAGGGATGAGGGCATTGGCGTAATCGGTTCAGCCGATTGCGGGCTGTGGACGGGAAGGCGGAGAAGGCTTGACTCTCTTATAATAGAAAGGAATGATCTGATAATGGATGAAGCCGCCGTTGATCTTTCCATCGCCGAAAACCTGAAGCGCTTGCGTGCCGCAAGAGGTCTGACCCTTGAGGGGCTTTCGGAGCGTTCAGGCGTCAGCCGGGCGATGATTTCGCGCATCGAGCGGGCCGAGGCATCGCCGACGGCTTTGCTGCTGGCCAGGCTCTGTGCGGCGCTGGGCACCTCGCTTTCGGCCTTCTTCGCCGATGCCGACAAGCCCGTCGATCCGCTCTCGCGGTACGCGGACCAGCCGATATGGCGCGACCCGGAGACCGGCTATATCCGC
Protein-coding sequences here:
- a CDS encoding helix-turn-helix domain-containing protein, with amino-acid sequence MDEAAVDLSIAENLKRLRAARGLTLEGLSERSGVSRAMISRIERAEASPTALLLARLCAALGTSLSAFFADADKPVDPLSRYADQPIWRDPETGYIRRAVSPQGIGPDVDIVAVTFPAGARIAFPPEPAAAGASQYLWLIEGEIEVTIEDQDYRLGSGDCLFMEIALPHVFSNSTNEDARYAMVIHRGGR